Proteins encoded by one window of Xylocopa sonorina isolate GNS202 chromosome 16, iyXylSono1_principal, whole genome shotgun sequence:
- the LOC143431011 gene encoding terpene synthase-like has translation MNFVGAFAAREYIDAIFIEFCKSKGYDDLTEGYFNFLIVHAIQTGPAGDEVMNIIKQKTKDIELKRYCVSLLKKYGTYAYTRSVLEEVDKQIREVMEHLGGNPLFDKLLDDLHNYLLV, from the exons ATGAATTTTGTCGGTGCATTCgctg CTAGAGAATACATCGACGCGATTTTCATAGAATTCTGTA AAAGTAAAGGTTACGATGACCTTACCGAAGGATATTTCAACTTTCTCATTGTACACGCCATTCAAACAGGTCCTGCAGGCGATGAGGTAATGA ATATTATTAAACAAAAAACTAAAGACATCGAGCTGAAGCGTTATTGTGTTAGCTTATTAAAAAAGTATGGAACATACGCTTATACAAGAAGTGTACTCGAGGAAGTGGATAAACAGATAAGGGAAGTAATGGAACATTTAGGTGGAAATCCTTTGTTCGATAAGCTGTTAGACGACCTACACA ATTATTTGTTGGTATAA